The Fibrobacter sp. UWB2 genome window below encodes:
- a CDS encoding SprT-like domain-containing protein, protein MQKFSLKNIRFLIGEFEKRLADLRSFSDFTSKAEAAVKECADAVLNALIKEKLEGVFLGRLDLEPETLLSMTERKVTNASHLMGVSESVLANAFAVPAADAKKIVEYVGEHYENARKSVNVKLNVDEKTRESSDLVRALYVYRHGLPLAQKCQELLKENEARVIENINALRPYTSSFKFVASLLFNREAKTRFNSLNELYESDFWHRSASLLSELQALITADPSFAWEAFSQSPIPFFTDLERICPYALGNEEIVSAELPKEILDERTNLDGLKTQLRQYQVLGVKFILHQGRVLLGDEMGLGKTVEAIAALVTLKNLGETHFMVICPASILVNWIREIQKLCDIPAVKIHGPDKFIYFDAWKKNGGVAVTTYETSRQLELSEKDSISMVVVDEAHYIKNPGSQRTVSVRQICKHSNRLLLMTGTALENRTKEMLFLLQILRPKIASMAMGFAKESTSQEFMQMIAPIYYRRKREDVLKELPELIEEESWIEGGDAEMAAYEEAAVKEEFMTMRRVSFNVDDFEQSGKLKRIKEIVRQAKFENRKVLVFSFFLETIKKVCAYLNDSCMEPITGAVPVSHRQEIIDAFEKSPAGTVLPLQINAGGLGLNIQAANVVILCEPQLKPSAEMQAISRAYRMGQVRNVLVYRLLMLDSIDEKINTLLKFKKQVFNTFADKSLSGTQDLEISPDEIKNLFKKEIERIRAAQGNIPTEKSLIAANEWLGKETNEEINEFGYREHDPVLITPDFMRKTCERYNELYFEGMLDVDRLSFELDYSSSYLACFVPSYLSIVFSRRFEFDYRKYRNTMVHEMCHYYLYSFSGENGSDNTFKYETVHGKAFQDLVDRLNSKHAELNVMLRDCDC, encoded by the coding sequence CACAAACGCTTCTCATTTGATGGGCGTGTCCGAAAGTGTTCTTGCCAACGCATTTGCGGTCCCTGCGGCCGATGCAAAGAAAATCGTTGAGTATGTGGGGGAGCATTACGAAAATGCTCGAAAATCTGTCAATGTGAAGTTGAATGTTGACGAGAAAACGCGGGAATCGTCTGACCTAGTCCGGGCTCTTTACGTTTATCGTCATGGGCTTCCGTTAGCGCAAAAATGCCAAGAACTTTTGAAAGAAAACGAAGCTCGTGTCATTGAAAATATCAACGCATTGCGCCCCTATACGAGTTCGTTCAAGTTTGTGGCATCGCTCCTTTTTAACAGGGAGGCGAAAACCCGATTCAATTCGCTGAATGAACTTTATGAGAGTGATTTTTGGCATCGTTCTGCGTCTTTGCTTTCTGAATTGCAAGCGCTAATAACGGCGGATCCGTCGTTTGCGTGGGAGGCGTTTTCTCAATCACCGATTCCGTTCTTTACCGACTTGGAAAGGATTTGCCCTTACGCATTGGGCAATGAAGAAATTGTTTCGGCCGAATTGCCGAAGGAAATTCTTGACGAAAGGACAAATTTAGACGGCTTAAAGACGCAGCTGCGCCAATATCAAGTTCTTGGCGTGAAGTTTATTTTGCATCAGGGGCGAGTTTTGTTAGGGGACGAAATGGGCCTCGGTAAAACGGTCGAAGCGATAGCGGCGCTTGTGACTTTGAAAAATTTGGGTGAAACCCATTTTATGGTCATTTGCCCGGCGAGCATTTTGGTGAACTGGATTCGCGAAATCCAGAAGCTTTGTGATATTCCAGCCGTAAAAATCCACGGACCGGACAAGTTTATTTATTTTGATGCGTGGAAAAAGAATGGGGGAGTCGCCGTTACGACTTATGAAACTTCGAGACAACTGGAATTATCTGAAAAAGATTCCATTTCGATGGTTGTTGTCGATGAAGCGCATTACATCAAGAATCCGGGGAGCCAACGCACCGTGAGTGTCCGCCAAATATGCAAACACTCAAATCGGTTGCTGCTCATGACGGGTACTGCTCTTGAAAACCGCACGAAAGAAATGCTCTTCTTGTTGCAAATTCTTCGCCCGAAGATTGCGTCAATGGCGATGGGCTTTGCTAAAGAAAGTACTAGCCAAGAATTTATGCAGATGATTGCGCCGATTTACTATCGGCGAAAGCGCGAAGATGTCTTGAAGGAATTGCCGGAGCTCATCGAAGAAGAATCGTGGATTGAAGGTGGCGATGCCGAGATGGCTGCATACGAAGAAGCGGCTGTTAAAGAAGAATTCATGACGATGCGCCGGGTTTCTTTTAATGTCGACGATTTTGAACAGTCCGGAAAGCTGAAGCGAATCAAGGAGATTGTTCGTCAGGCAAAATTTGAAAACCGCAAGGTTCTCGTCTTTTCATTTTTCTTGGAAACGATCAAGAAAGTTTGCGCATATTTGAATGATTCTTGCATGGAGCCTATTACGGGTGCGGTGCCTGTGAGCCATAGGCAAGAAATTATCGATGCGTTTGAAAAATCCCCTGCTGGGACAGTTCTCCCGTTGCAAATCAACGCGGGCGGGCTTGGTTTGAACATTCAGGCCGCCAATGTGGTCATCTTGTGCGAACCGCAGCTGAAGCCGAGTGCCGAGATGCAGGCAATTTCGCGCGCATACCGAATGGGTCAGGTTCGAAATGTGCTTGTGTACAGGCTTTTGATGCTTGATTCGATTGACGAGAAAATCAACACTCTGCTCAAATTCAAAAAGCAAGTCTTTAATACGTTTGCCGATAAGTCTCTGTCCGGGACGCAGGATTTGGAAATCAGTCCTGATGAAATCAAGAATCTTTTCAAGAAAGAAATTGAGCGAATTCGTGCCGCGCAGGGGAACATTCCGACTGAGAAGAGTCTGATTGCAGCAAACGAGTGGCTAGGAAAAGAAACGAATGAAGAAATAAATGAATTTGGCTATCGGGAACATGATCCGGTTTTGATAACGCCGGATTTTATGCGGAAAACCTGCGAACGCTACAATGAGCTCTATTTTGAAGGCATGCTAGATGTAGACCGGTTGAGTTTTGAATTGGACTATAGTTCTAGTTATTTGGCCTGTTTTGTCCCTAGCTATTTAAGCATTGTATTTAGTCGCCGTTTCGAATTTGATTACCGGAAATACCGCAATACGATGGTGCATGAAATGTGCCATTATTACCTGTATTCATTTTCGGGAGAAAATGGATCCGACAACACTTTCAAATATGAGACGGTTCACGGCAAAGCATTCCAGGATTTGGTCGACAGATTGAATTCTAAACATGCTGAGCTCAATGTGATGCTTAGAGATTGTGATTGCTAA
- a CDS encoding glycoside hydrolase family 30 beta sandwich domain-containing protein — protein MTYSMKRFSLFAGSIAFLSTLACAATINVDMGKEYQRISGFGAASAWAGSITDKNAAFLWDSTSGAGLTLHRIRIAPDGSTSETSIAKKASEYGVKVWAAPWTSKYTVNYDGNKKHLDFNHAQDWANTILKFTQDMRKAGVNLYAISSQNEPDGTGDNHYEPDELARWVGDYLGPTLDTTGIKIIGTEAINWYGFPNYKKAFFNNPAALKYTDIFGTHEYGGDPAAYPEIHEAGKEFWETEVYDLGSNKEDVGMGSALRVANMIHDALTISNMNAWHFWWIYSCSEPSCGNGALWPQGQGNPDNVEPTKRLWVMGNFSRFARPGARRIDATKNPERDVKVTAYRDSLKTKIAVVILNSKNEEFKADFDFGNTKIGSFKPYVTDDNNNLKEGSEVRVDGTKCSYSVPARSATTVEFVLWQEPKVEPPKDSTESIAFGRLSVPQKHQSTYKVFSPIGAFIGEFEAGDVGELRNALTNAGLSRGIYMVKHGNAKTKRIVLR, from the coding sequence ATGACGTATTCAATGAAGAGATTTTCTCTTTTTGCGGGTTCCATCGCATTTTTGAGCACTCTTGCCTGTGCCGCAACGATAAACGTTGACATGGGCAAGGAATACCAGCGCATCAGCGGCTTTGGTGCTGCATCAGCATGGGCCGGTTCCATCACCGACAAGAACGCCGCCTTTCTTTGGGACTCCACTAGTGGCGCGGGGCTTACCCTGCACCGCATCCGTATTGCTCCGGACGGTTCCACCTCCGAAACAAGTATCGCCAAAAAGGCGAGTGAATACGGCGTCAAAGTTTGGGCTGCTCCGTGGACATCCAAATATACTGTCAATTACGATGGCAATAAAAAACATTTGGATTTCAATCACGCCCAGGACTGGGCAAACACCATCTTAAAGTTTACGCAAGACATGCGTAAGGCTGGAGTCAACCTATACGCGATTTCGTCGCAAAACGAGCCCGACGGCACCGGCGACAACCACTACGAACCCGATGAATTGGCCCGTTGGGTAGGTGACTACCTTGGCCCCACCCTCGATACCACTGGCATCAAAATCATTGGCACTGAAGCCATCAACTGGTACGGATTCCCCAATTACAAAAAAGCATTCTTCAACAATCCCGCCGCTCTGAAATATACGGACATTTTTGGAACGCACGAATATGGCGGAGACCCAGCCGCTTATCCCGAAATCCATGAAGCCGGCAAAGAATTCTGGGAAACCGAAGTCTACGATCTCGGAAGCAACAAGGAAGACGTTGGCATGGGAAGCGCTCTCCGCGTTGCAAACATGATCCACGACGCCCTTACTATTTCGAACATGAACGCCTGGCATTTTTGGTGGATTTATTCCTGTAGCGAACCCAGCTGCGGTAATGGAGCCCTTTGGCCGCAAGGGCAAGGCAACCCCGACAACGTAGAACCCACCAAGCGACTCTGGGTCATGGGGAACTTCAGCCGCTTTGCACGGCCCGGCGCGAGGAGAATCGACGCCACCAAGAATCCCGAAAGAGATGTAAAGGTCACTGCCTACCGCGATTCCCTCAAGACGAAAATCGCAGTCGTCATTCTCAATTCCAAGAACGAGGAATTCAAGGCGGACTTTGACTTCGGAAACACAAAGATTGGAAGCTTTAAGCCCTATGTCACCGACGACAATAACAACCTCAAGGAAGGAAGCGAAGTCAGGGTTGACGGTACAAAGTGCAGTTACAGCGTCCCGGCCCGCAGCGCAACGACAGTCGAATTCGTTCTGTGGCAAGAGCCCAAGGTGGAACCGCCCAAGGATTCTACAGAATCAATTGCCTTCGGGAGACTTTCTGTACCGCAAAAACACCAAAGTACATATAAAGTATTTAGCCCAATCGGAGCGTTTATCGGTGAATTCGAAGCTGGAGATGTTGGCGAACTCCGCAATGCCTTGACAAACGCGGGCTTAAGCCGCGGCATTTATATGGTCAAACACGGCAATGCCAAAACGAAGCGTATTGTTTTGAGATAG
- a CDS encoding DUF262 domain-containing protein, which translates to MISTLKKYTVKQVCEGFVYNELEAKGLFGLSGKLTIQPEYQRNYIYADGKRDVAVIDSMLKGYPLGLIYFNKIDDKHFEVLDGQQRITSIGRFVTGKLAIMDSNKIPQYYSSLPEDKRSLIDNYELLVYECEGTETEIKEWFKTINIVGIPLNDQELLNAIYSGPFVTAAKAEFSNSQNSNMQKWKHYVSGDAKRQLVLSEALDWISNFKILDEECDKLRCTKKEYYMAKHRHDDNINELKTYFNTVIDWVSGVFDMTESEMCGLEWGRLYETFHNKAYNPKEIHDRVISLYADSYVKDRKGIFEYILGGEQDKKLLNVRVFDDATKKSVYAKQTASAKQKGISNCPYCAMSENANKNKIWKLTEMDADHVTAWSKGGATDRNNCEMLCKSHNRAKGNR; encoded by the coding sequence ATGATTTCAACTTTAAAAAAATACACAGTAAAACAAGTCTGCGAAGGATTTGTCTATAATGAACTTGAAGCTAAGGGGCTGTTCGGACTTTCGGGAAAACTTACCATTCAGCCTGAATACCAACGAAATTATATTTACGCTGATGGCAAGCGTGATGTCGCTGTTATCGACTCTATGCTCAAAGGCTACCCGCTTGGGCTAATCTATTTCAATAAAATAGACGATAAACATTTCGAGGTTTTAGATGGTCAGCAAAGAATCACATCTATTGGACGATTTGTTACGGGAAAACTTGCCATAATGGATTCAAATAAAATTCCTCAATACTATTCGTCGCTTCCAGAAGACAAGCGGAGTTTGATTGACAATTACGAGCTACTTGTTTATGAATGTGAGGGAACGGAAACAGAAATCAAGGAATGGTTCAAGACTATAAACATCGTGGGCATTCCCTTGAATGACCAGGAACTACTGAATGCCATCTATTCAGGTCCGTTCGTGACGGCTGCAAAGGCAGAATTCAGCAACTCACAAAATTCAAATATGCAGAAATGGAAACATTATGTTTCTGGGGATGCCAAACGACAACTTGTATTGAGCGAAGCTCTTGACTGGATCAGCAATTTCAAAATATTGGATGAAGAGTGCGATAAATTAAGATGTACAAAAAAAGAATACTATATGGCAAAACACCGACATGATGACAATATAAATGAACTTAAGACCTATTTTAATACGGTCATTGATTGGGTTTCAGGAGTTTTTGATATGACCGAAAGTGAAATGTGTGGTCTCGAATGGGGACGCTTATACGAAACATTCCATAACAAGGCATACAATCCAAAGGAAATTCACGACAGAGTTATATCACTCTATGCGGATTCTTATGTAAAAGACCGCAAAGGAATTTTTGAATATATTCTTGGGGGGGAACAAGACAAGAAACTCTTGAATGTGCGTGTATTTGATGATGCGACCAAGAAGAGCGTCTATGCCAAGCAAACAGCTTCTGCCAAGCAGAAAGGAATATCTAATTGCCCTTACTGTGCAATGTCAGAAAACGCAAACAAAAATAAAATCTGGAAACTCACCGAGATGGACGCCGACCATGTGACTGCATGGAGTAAAGGTGGAGCCACCGACCGCAATAATTGCGAAATGCTCTGCAAATCGCATAACAGAGCCAAGGGAAATAGATAG
- a CDS encoding adenine-specific methyltransferase EcoRI family protein translates to MANKALGNAKKNKNDEFYTQYAYIEKEMNAYLEYAPDVFRNKTILLPCDDPEWSNFTLYFAQNFEKLGLKKLISTSFAIESKKYKIKDWQPTLFEQQAPWFDEDKSKIRGKIFTLDHDSNKNGRIDIHDLEWEYLEGDGDFRSNEIKQLRDEADFIITNPPFSLFREFVSWIMEAKKSFAIIGTSNAITYKEIFPLMKDNKMWLGATNNGSDMVFEVPKGAIVSKKDKEKAAKLGYIGDYTRLGNAYWFTNIDHGRRHQPLSLMTESDNIRFSKRKEVKGVGYKKYDNYDAIEVKFTETIPCDYKGTMGVPPTFFEKYCPEQFEILGITKTWYGGATKIYPEQIQVDKHGKRSRVTKLNDGAAIELSEAPDEDTYYIVNDKIYQQVYARVLIRFKENKV, encoded by the coding sequence ATGGCGAATAAAGCTCTTGGAAATGCAAAAAAGAATAAGAATGACGAATTTTACACTCAGTATGCATATATTGAGAAGGAAATGAACGCCTATCTGGAATATGCCCCCGATGTATTCCGTAATAAAACAATTTTACTTCCTTGTGATGATCCTGAATGGAGTAATTTTACTTTATACTTTGCTCAAAATTTTGAAAAACTTGGTTTGAAAAAACTTATTTCAACATCTTTTGCAATAGAATCTAAAAAGTATAAAATCAAAGATTGGCAACCGACTTTGTTTGAACAGCAGGCACCTTGGTTCGATGAAGATAAGTCAAAAATCAGAGGCAAAATTTTTACGCTTGACCATGATTCCAATAAAAATGGACGGATAGATATTCATGACCTTGAGTGGGAGTATTTAGAAGGAGACGGAGACTTCCGTTCTAATGAAATCAAGCAACTGCGAGATGAAGCAGACTTTATCATAACCAATCCTCCTTTTAGTTTGTTTCGAGAATTTGTGTCATGGATTATGGAGGCAAAAAAAAGTTTTGCAATAATCGGAACCTCAAACGCAATCACGTATAAAGAAATATTTCCTTTAATGAAGGATAATAAGATGTGGTTAGGAGCAACAAATAATGGATCCGATATGGTGTTTGAAGTACCCAAAGGGGCAATAGTCTCTAAAAAAGATAAAGAAAAAGCAGCGAAACTAGGATACATAGGCGATTATACGAGACTTGGAAATGCCTATTGGTTTACAAATATTGATCATGGTCGTCGTCACCAACCTCTATCGTTAATGACAGAATCCGATAATATTCGATTCAGCAAACGAAAAGAAGTTAAAGGTGTTGGATACAAAAAATATGATAATTATGATGCAATAGAGGTTAAGTTTACGGAAACAATTCCGTGTGATTACAAAGGAACAATGGGAGTGCCACCAACCTTCTTTGAAAAATACTGTCCTGAGCAGTTTGAAATCTTGGGAATTACGAAAACATGGTATGGAGGAGCAACAAAAATTTACCCAGAACAAATTCAAGTTGACAAACATGGAAAGAGAAGCCGTGTAACAAAGTTGAATGATGGCGCTGCAATTGAATTATCGGAGGCTCCCGATGAAGACACCTATTATATAGTGAATGATAAGATATATCAACAGGTGTACGCACGAGTTCTTATTCGGTTTAAGGAGAATAAAGTATGA
- the carB gene encoding carbamoyl-phosphate synthase large subunit — protein sequence MPKRTDIKKIMLIGSGPIVIGQGCEFDYSGVQACKVLRREGYEVVLVNSNPATIMTDPEMADRTYIEPLSVDILHEIIRRERPDALLPTLGGQTALNLAMELNERGILDRYQVELIGAKAESIQRAEDRHLFKEAMLKIGLDLPRSGSAHSMNEATAIAHTIGSWPLIIRPGFTLGGTGGGIAHNEEEFETIVNRGLDASLNNEVLIEESLLGWKEFEMEVMRDKKGNAVIVCSIENLDPMGVHTGDSITVAPIQSLDDRAYQAMRDDSLKVMEAIGVETGGSNVQWAIEPKTGRRIIIEMNPRVSRSSALASKATGFPIAKIAALLAVGYTLDELRNDITQSTPSCFEPALDYVVVKVPRFTFEKFPKADSTLGTQMKSVGEAMAIGTNFKQAMQKALRSLETGFGGFGACAKCEKFKEYDDETLAKEVARPSAERIFVVYEAFRRGWDIEKLYDVTRIDRYFLRHLEELACFEDEITAAGSLENLAKDKALFRQAKEFGFSDIQIGYLFHKTPEEVMAVRKQIGLVPSYYSVDTCAGEFEAITPYYYSCYADNTEPVREIPGHQSKKRIMVLGGGPNRIGQGIEFDYCCCHAAFTLRKHGFEVIMVNSNPETVSTDYDTSDKLYFEPLTLEDVMGIYEREKCAGVIVQFGGQTPLNLAMRLKKAGANVIGTSPEDIDLAEDRDFFKQLVTKIGIKQAESGIAHNVEEALAIVDKIGYPVLVRPSFVLGGRGMVIVYKEKYLRKFVEEAAAIGEGKPILIDRFLEDATELDVDCISDGKHTVIGAIMEHVEPAGIHSGDSASVIPPMTLSKEIQDKVREFAKEFAKELHVVGLMNMQLAVKDGELYMIEVNPRASRTVPFVSKSIGVPLASYATRCMTGESLEQIGFTEEVRVPYVSVKEAVFPFVKFPGVDITLSPEMKSTGEVMSLDRDRGLAYLKSQLASGNKVPSQGNIFVSLKDEDKQKAVPLIKRLVDMGYQIYATRGTSTMLYNEGIKTRAVFRISRGRPNLLDLIHDKEVQWIVNTTETGAEAMVDEIQMRSKAVVSGIPITTTIAALTSTVEGLMDKHDFGRFEVCSLQEYHRHVKK from the coding sequence ATGCCTAAGCGTACCGACATCAAGAAGATTATGCTCATCGGTTCTGGCCCGATTGTGATTGGCCAGGGCTGCGAATTCGACTACTCCGGCGTGCAGGCTTGCAAGGTGCTTCGTCGTGAAGGTTACGAAGTGGTGCTCGTGAACTCCAACCCGGCAACCATCATGACCGACCCGGAAATGGCTGACCGCACCTACATCGAACCGCTGAGCGTCGATATTCTCCACGAAATTATCCGTCGCGAACGCCCCGATGCATTGCTCCCGACTCTCGGTGGCCAGACCGCCTTGAACCTCGCCATGGAACTCAACGAACGCGGCATACTCGACCGCTACCAGGTGGAACTCATCGGTGCTAAGGCCGAGTCCATCCAGCGCGCCGAAGACCGTCACTTGTTCAAGGAAGCCATGCTCAAAATCGGGCTTGACCTCCCCCGCTCCGGTTCCGCACACTCCATGAACGAAGCAACCGCTATCGCCCACACTATCGGAAGCTGGCCGTTGATCATCCGTCCGGGCTTTACGCTTGGTGGTACTGGTGGCGGTATCGCCCACAACGAAGAAGAATTCGAAACCATCGTGAACCGCGGTCTTGACGCCTCGCTCAACAACGAAGTGCTTATCGAAGAATCGCTCCTCGGCTGGAAAGAATTCGAAATGGAAGTCATGCGCGATAAGAAGGGCAATGCCGTTATCGTCTGCTCCATTGAAAACCTCGACCCGATGGGTGTTCACACCGGTGACTCCATCACGGTTGCTCCGATCCAGAGCCTTGATGACCGCGCCTACCAGGCCATGCGTGATGACTCCTTGAAGGTCATGGAAGCAATCGGCGTGGAAACCGGTGGATCTAACGTGCAGTGGGCTATCGAACCGAAGACCGGCCGTCGCATCATCATCGAAATGAACCCACGTGTGTCCCGTTCTTCTGCTCTTGCTTCTAAAGCAACGGGCTTCCCCATCGCAAAGATTGCAGCACTTCTCGCCGTGGGTTATACGCTCGACGAACTCCGCAACGATATTACGCAATCGACTCCGAGCTGCTTTGAACCGGCTCTCGACTACGTTGTCGTGAAGGTTCCGCGCTTCACGTTCGAAAAGTTCCCGAAGGCAGATTCCACGCTCGGCACTCAGATGAAGTCTGTGGGCGAAGCGATGGCAATCGGTACGAACTTCAAGCAGGCCATGCAGAAGGCTCTCCGCTCTCTCGAAACGGGATTCGGCGGTTTCGGTGCCTGCGCCAAGTGCGAAAAGTTCAAGGAATACGACGACGAAACGCTCGCCAAGGAAGTTGCACGCCCGAGTGCAGAACGCATCTTCGTGGTCTATGAAGCATTCCGCCGCGGTTGGGACATCGAAAAGCTTTACGACGTGACCAGAATCGACCGCTACTTCCTCCGTCACCTCGAAGAACTCGCCTGCTTCGAAGACGAAATCACGGCTGCAGGTTCTCTCGAAAACCTCGCCAAGGATAAGGCACTCTTCCGCCAGGCTAAGGAATTCGGCTTCAGTGACATCCAGATTGGTTACCTCTTCCACAAGACTCCGGAAGAAGTCATGGCAGTGCGTAAGCAGATCGGCCTCGTCCCGAGCTACTACTCCGTCGATACTTGCGCCGGCGAATTCGAAGCCATCACGCCGTATTACTATAGCTGCTACGCCGACAATACTGAACCGGTCCGCGAAATTCCGGGTCACCAGAGCAAAAAACGCATCATGGTGCTCGGCGGCGGTCCGAACAGAATCGGCCAGGGCATTGAATTTGACTACTGCTGCTGCCACGCTGCATTCACGCTCCGCAAGCACGGCTTCGAAGTCATCATGGTGAACTCCAACCCCGAAACGGTTTCTACCGACTACGACACTTCGGACAAGCTCTACTTTGAACCGCTTACGCTCGAAGACGTGATGGGCATTTACGAACGCGAAAAGTGCGCGGGCGTGATTGTTCAGTTCGGTGGTCAGACTCCGCTGAACCTTGCTATGCGTCTCAAGAAGGCTGGTGCAAATGTCATCGGTACAAGCCCCGAAGACATCGACCTCGCCGAAGACCGCGACTTCTTCAAGCAGCTCGTCACCAAGATTGGCATCAAGCAGGCTGAAAGCGGCATCGCCCACAACGTCGAAGAAGCCCTCGCCATTGTCGATAAGATCGGTTACCCGGTTCTCGTGCGCCCGAGCTTCGTTCTCGGTGGCCGCGGCATGGTGATTGTCTACAAGGAAAAGTACCTCCGCAAGTTCGTGGAAGAAGCTGCCGCCATTGGCGAAGGCAAGCCGATCCTCATCGACCGCTTCCTCGAAGACGCCACCGAACTCGATGTGGACTGCATCAGCGATGGCAAGCACACCGTTATCGGCGCCATCATGGAACACGTGGAACCCGCAGGCATCCACTCCGGTGACTCCGCTAGCGTTATCCCGCCGATGACCCTCTCCAAGGAAATTCAGGACAAGGTCCGTGAATTCGCCAAGGAATTTGCAAAGGAACTCCACGTCGTGGGTCTCATGAACATGCAGCTTGCCGTCAAGGATGGCGAACTCTACATGATCGAAGTGAACCCGCGTGCATCCCGTACGGTGCCGTTTGTGTCCAAATCCATCGGCGTGCCGCTTGCAAGCTATGCAACACGCTGCATGACCGGCGAATCTCTCGAACAGATCGGCTTCACCGAAGAAGTCCGCGTGCCTTACGTGAGCGTCAAGGAAGCCGTGTTCCCGTTCGTCAAGTTCCCGGGCGTCGACATCACGCTTTCTCCGGAAATGAAGTCAACCGGCGAAGTCATGAGCCTCGATCGCGACCGCGGCCTTGCCTACCTCAAGAGCCAGCTGGCTTCCGGCAACAAGGTCCCGAGCCAGGGCAACATCTTCGTCTCGCTCAAGGACGAAGACAAGCAGAAGGCCGTTCCGCTCATCAAGCGCCTCGTGGACATGGGCTACCAGATTTACGCCACCCGCGGCACCTCCACGATGCTCTACAACGAAGGCATCAAGACCCGCGCCGTGTTCCGCATCTCCCGTGGCCGCCCGAACCTGCTCGACCTTATCCACGATAAGGAAGTGCAGTGGATCGTGAACACCACCGAAACTGGCGCAGAAGCCATGGTTGACGAAATCCAGATGCGCTCCAAGGCAGTCGTCTCTGGCATTCCTATCACCACGACCATCGCTGCCCTCACCTCTACCGTGGAAGGCCTCATGGACAAGCACGACTTCGGAAGATTCGAAGTGTGCAGTTTGCAAGAGTACCATCGTCACGTAAAAAAATAA
- the carA gene encoding glutamine-hydrolyzing carbamoyl-phosphate synthase small subunit yields MNEKFQWKAKRERKAFIALADGAVFHGYAFGEKKDTVGEAVFNTGMAGYKQILTDPSYAGQFVVFTTAEVGAYATNFEKSESRQVFLNGIVVNSLDWVSKELNEESLHDYMLAQKKAGIAGVDTRALTLHLRTHGAQKAYLHVEDTEMTEAEAIAKAKAWEGLDGQDYASKVSDPNGYEFNNEGKYHIVALDFGIKTNILRNLAAQDLRVTVMPIGTSYEKIMEQKPDGVFLSNGPADPNSLPQVYNMVKQLLGKIPLMGICLGNQLLGLALGAKVSKLKFGHHGCNHPVKNLLTGAVEITSQNHNYAIDETSLPADVEVTHINLNDNTVEGIRHKKFPAFSVQYHPESAPGPNDSMYLFEEFKKMIEDFKGGKNA; encoded by the coding sequence ATGAACGAAAAATTCCAATGGAAAGCAAAGCGCGAGCGCAAGGCGTTCATCGCCTTGGCTGACGGAGCCGTGTTCCACGGTTACGCCTTTGGCGAAAAGAAAGACACTGTAGGCGAAGCCGTGTTCAACACCGGTATGGCGGGCTACAAGCAGATTTTGACCGACCCGTCTTACGCTGGCCAGTTCGTCGTTTTCACCACGGCCGAAGTCGGCGCTTACGCCACGAACTTCGAAAAGTCCGAATCCCGCCAGGTTTTCTTGAACGGCATTGTCGTGAACTCCCTCGACTGGGTTTCCAAGGAACTGAACGAAGAATCGCTTCATGATTACATGCTCGCCCAGAAGAAGGCAGGCATTGCAGGCGTTGATACTCGCGCCCTCACGCTCCACCTCCGCACGCACGGTGCCCAGAAGGCTTACCTCCACGTTGAAGACACGGAAATGACCGAAGCCGAAGCTATCGCAAAGGCTAAGGCTTGGGAAGGCCTCGACGGTCAGGATTATGCGAGCAAGGTGAGCGACCCGAACGGCTACGAATTCAATAACGAAGGCAAGTATCACATTGTCGCTCTCGATTTCGGTATCAAGACGAACATCTTGAGAAACCTCGCCGCTCAGGACTTGCGCGTCACGGTCATGCCGATTGGCACGAGCTACGAAAAGATTATGGAACAGAAGCCGGATGGCGTGTTCCTCTCCAACGGCCCTGCCGACCCGAACAGCCTCCCGCAGGTTTACAACATGGTCAAGCAGCTCCTCGGCAAGATTCCTCTCATGGGTATCTGCCTGGGTAACCAGCTTTTGGGCCTTGCTCTCGGTGCTAAGGTTTCCAAGCTCAAGTTCGGCCACCACGGCTGCAACCATCCGGTCAAGAACCTCTTGACGGGCGCTGTCGAAATCACGTCACAGAACCACAACTACGCCATTGACGAAACGTCTCTCCCCGCCGATGTCGAAGTCACGCACATCAACCTGAACGACAACACGGTCGAAGGCATCCGCCACAAAAAGTTCCCGGCATTCAGTGTGCAGTACCATCCGGAATCTGCTCCGGGTCCGAACGATTCCATGTACTTGTTCGAAGAATTTAAGAAGATGATTGAAGATTTCAAGGGAGGCAAGAATGCCTAA